In Planococcus sp. MB-3u-03, the DNA window TGAGACTCGATAAATTCCTGAAAGTATCCCGTTTGATCAAGCGCCGCACTTTGGCGAAAGAAGTAGCCGATCAAGGGCGCATTTTGGTCAATGGCAATAAAGCGAAAGCGAGCAGCGTCGTTAAAGAAGGCGACGAACTGCAGATCCGCTTCGGGCAAAAAGTGGTCACTGCCCGCATCGACCAATTGCGCGAAAACGTCCGCAAAGAACAGACTGCGGAAATGTACACGATCCTGAACGAAGAAAAGCTTGATAAAGTGGACCCGAGCTTTGTGGACGACGAAGCATAAAGAATGAAAAAGAACCCAGCCGGTTAGCGGTTGGGTTCTTTTTATGTAGGCGAGAAGCTGGGTGTGGCCACATACGGCATGAAATAGTGAGGAGGAGATTGCGTTACAGGGGCACGCTTGCCGGGGGGCGGGCGTCGAACCCTTGCGGCAAGCCGCATCGGTTTCGCCAGTCCCGCGTAATCCCCCAGGCGTCGGCCCCTTCCACTCCATCTCTAAGTTTAGAAGGGGATTTAATTGAGTCATCCGCTCAAATCGATAAGTGAAATAATTACAGATTTATTTTAAACGGTTCGTTCACTGGATTTGTTCAGTACATGCATTTCCAACTAAGTGAGGTATTCAAAAGCGGACGAACCATCCAGAACTGAATCCATCCGACTCATTCGATTCAACGAAATGTCTAAGCCCCTCGCGCTTAAGGGTGAAGGGAAGCCAAGAGACAGGCGTTCTTCCTGGCTCATGGCGGGAGCTCAACCCCAAGCGAGGCGGCGACGGCAAGGGGATGCAAAAAATAATGAGCGAAACACGTCTCATACAAGCTTCATGGCCCAACTCTTTTGACCAATTA includes these proteins:
- a CDS encoding RNA-binding S4 domain-containing protein, which translates into the protein MRLDKFLKVSRLIKRRTLAKEVADQGRILVNGNKAKASSVVKEGDELQIRFGQKVVTARIDQLRENVRKEQTAEMYTILNEEKLDKVDPSFVDDEA